The Streptomyces rimosus genomic interval CGGCTATGCCTTCTTCGGTGACGAGGAGCGCGACAACGTCGAGCAGGTGCTGGAAACCTGGTCGCGGACGACCGCGGCGCACTCCTACCCGCTGGGCGACCTCACCCAGACCAGACTGTTCGAGCAGGCCGCGGCGCACCGGCTGAGCAGCCCGTACTGCCTGTCCGTCAACAGCGGCACCTCCGCGCTGCTGACCGCCCTCGCCGCGCTCGGCATCGGCCCCGGCGACGAGGTCATCGTGCCCGGCTACATGTACAGCGCGTGCCTGGCGGCCATCGTCTACAGCGGCGCCACCCCGGTGCTCGCCGAGGTCGACGCGTCGCTCACCCTCGACCCCGGCGACGTACGGCAGCGGATCACCGGGCGCACCAAGGCGCTGATGCCGGTGCACATCCTCGGCGCGGCCTGCGACCTGGCCGCCCTGCGGCGGATCGCCGGCGAGCACGGGCTGCTGATGCTGGAGGACGCGGCGCAGGCGTGCGGCGGTACCTACCGGGGGCGGCCGCTGGGCACGTTCGGGCAGGCGGGGGCCTTCTCGCTCAATATGTTCAAGATCATCACCGGTGGGGACGGCGGCTTCCTTCTCACCTCCGACGAGCGGGTCTTCCAGCGCGCGTACGGCTTCCACGACCACGGCTGGTTCCCGTACCGGCGCGAGGATGGCCCCGGCGACCGGCTGTGGGGCCTGAACCTGCGGATGACGGAGCTGACGGCGGCCGTGGCGCGTGCCCAGCTCGGCCGCCTGGACGCCGTGCTGGCGCGTACCCGCGGGCTGCGGGACGAGCTGCTGGAGCAGATTCCGGAGCGGGACGGCATGGTGCGCCGCTACCTGCACGACGCGGACGGGGACTGCGCTTCCGTGCTCGTGTACGTCTTCGACGAGCGGGCCGACGCCGAGGCCGTCGCCAAGCGCCTCGGCACCAAGACGCTGCTGCACTCGCCCAAGCACTACTACGGCGGCCTGCCCGAACTGCCCGCGCTGGCCGCCCCGGACGGCTCCTCCTGCCCCTTCCGCCAGCCCGCCGAGGTCTGGCGCCGGGACGGCTGGCGGGCGGGCGCGCTGCCCCGTACCGACGATGTGCTGAGCCGGTCGCTGGCGCTGACCGTCGGGCTGTCCGACACGTATCTGGGCGCCGACTTCGGGGTGAACGTCTTCAGTGGCGGCGACGAGATCGCCGAGGTCGCCGAGCGGTTCCGCGAGACGGCCGACGAAGTGCTCGGCTGACCGGCGCCGCGGGCCCGCCCCGTACAGCCGACCCCCCGCCCCGTACGTCCGATCTCCCCTCCCCCCGGACCGCCGCCCCCGCCCGAGGAAAGGACCCTCATGCCCGCGACCCGAACCACCGCGCAGTTGCCCGGCAGAGCCACCAGGCCCCTGGTCAGCGTCGTGGTGCCGTGCTTCGACGAGGCGGCCGTCATCGGGGAGACGCACCGAAGGCTCAGCGCCGTCCTGCGCGGCCTGCCGGAGTGCGAGTACGAGGTGGTGTACGTCGACGACGGCAGCGGGGACGCCACCTGGGACCGGCTCACCGAACTCGCCGCCGACGACGCGCGGGTCCGGCTGGTGCGGCTGACCCGCAACTTCGGGCACCAGCCGGCCGTCCTCGCGGGCCTGCGCGAAGCGGCGGGGGACGCGGTGGTGACCATCGACGCGGACCTCCAGGACCCGCCGGGCCTCATCGCCGACATGGTCGAGCGCTGGCGCGCGGGCTGGGCGGTGGTCTCCGCCCGGCGTACCGGACGGGAGGGCGAGAGCCGCTTCAAGACCGGCACCGCGCATGTCTTCTACCGGCTGCTGGCCGCGGTCGCCGACCACCCGGTGAACCTGGACACCGGGGACTTCCGCCTGCTGGACCGCGAGGTCGTCCGCACGCTCTCGCTGCTGCCGGAAAGCGAGCTGTACCTGCGCGGCTCGGTGTGCTGGGCGGGCTTTCCCGAGACGAGCCTGGAGTACGGGCGGCTGCCGCGGCTGGCCGGCCGGACGAAGTACACGCTGCGCAAGATGGCCGGGCTGTCCCGGCGGGGGCTGCTCGCCTGCTCGTCGGCCCCCGCCAGAGTGCCCGCCGTCGTCGGCCTGGCCTGGCTCGGCGGTACGGCCACGGCCTCGGCCGTGCGGGGCCGCCCGCTGCCGCTGGCCGCGTGGACCTTCGGCTGCGAGGCGGTGCTGCTCGGACTGCTCGGCGAATACCTGCTGCTGGTGCACCGCGAGGTGCGCGGACGGCCGCCGTACGTGGTCCGCCAGCGGTGGGCGGCCGGCGTGCCGACGCCGGTGGAGGTGGTCCCGGTGGAGATGGCCGAGCACTCCAAGGCGTGGGCCGCCGGGAGCGCCCGGTGAGCGCCGGGGACGCGCGAGGGCCCTGGGACGTGATCGTGGTCGGTGCCGGGTTCACCGGCCTGGCCGCCGCGCAGGAACTCGCGCGGGCCGGGCTGCGCTGCCTGGTCCTGGAGTCGGACGACCGGGTGGGCGGACTGGCGGGCACGTTCACCGTCGGCGACCGGCAGCTGGAGCGCTTCTACCACCACTGGTTCGCCTCCGACACCGACATCTTCCGGCTCTGCGCCGATCTCGGCCGCGCCCACCTGGTGCGACGGCACCACGGCCGTACCGGCTTCTACTACGCGGGCGGCATCCACCGCCTGTCCTCCCCGCTCGACGTGCTGCGCTTCGCGCCGCTGCCGCCCGCCGACCGGCTGCGCCTGGGCCGCTCGGTGCTGCGCGCGGGGCGCGTCCGGCACTGGCGCGAACTGGAGGCGCTGACCGCCGAGGAATGGCTGGTCTCGCTGGGCGGGCAGCGGGTGTACGACCGGGTGTGGCGGCCGCTGCTGGAGGGCAAGTTCGGCCCGTACGCGCCCGAGGTCGGCGCCACCTGGATGTGGACGAAGCTGCACCTGCGGGGCGGCAGCCGCAGCCGGTCGGGCCGCGAGATCCTGTACTACCTGCACGGCGGCTGCGGCGCCCTGCTGGACGCCTGGCTGATCCGGCTGGCCGCGCTGGGCGTACGGATACGGACCGGCAGCCCGGTGTCGGAGGTGCTGACCGGGCCGGACGGCGTGACCGGTGTCCGGTGCGGCGGCGAGGTCATCGAGGCGCCCCGGGCGCTGCTGACCTGCGCGCCCGGCCCGGCCGCCGCCCTGCTCGCCGGGTCCGGCCATTCCGGGGTCCCGGCGCTGCGCCGCCGGCTCGGTGCGATCCCGTACCTGGCCAACCTGTGCCTGGTGCTGGAGAACGACCGGCCGCTGTCGGACACGTACTGGCTCAACGTCACCGACCCGCGCTTCCCGTACGTCGGTGTCATCGAGCACACCAACCTCGACGCGCCGGAGCACTACGGCGGGCGGCACCTGGTCTATCTGTCCGCCTACCTGCCGGCGCAGGCCCCGCTCTACCGGATGAGCGACGCGGAGGTCTTCCGTCACAGCCTTCCGCACCTGCGCCGGATGTTCCCGGCGTTCCGCGCCGACTGGGTGCGCGCCCACCACGTCTGGCGCGCCGACCACGCGCAGCCGGTCATCACCCGGCACTACTCGCGGGCCGTGCCCGGCGTCGAGAACGCCGTACCCGGCCTCTATCTGGCCTCGATGGCCCAGGTCTTCCCGGAGGACCGGGGCACCAACTACGCGCTGCGGGGCGGGCAGTACGCCGGCCGGCTGATCGCCGACCGCGTCCGTACGGCGGCGCGCCGTACGGACCGCACCGCCACGCCCCACGACGTCGCCCCACGGATCGGAGCGGACCATGACTGACCCCCGGGCCTTACCGCCCCTGTTCACGACGGAGGACTGCGAACGCATGCCCGCCCAACAGGTGCACGACCTCTACCGGCACTATGTCAGCCGCTCCCAGGTCTCGCTGCTCGGCTCCTTCGGCTTCGGCCAGGACCTGGTCGACCACGCGGAGGGCTGCTGGATCACGCTGCGGGACGGGCGCCGCATCCTGGACTTCACCGGCGGGATCGGCGTGCTCAACCACGGGCACAACCACCCCCGGCTCCTGGCGGCCCGCCGCCGCTTCGGCGAGCGGCGCGCGATGGAGGTCCACAAGAACTTCCTGTCGCCGTACGTGGCGGCGCTCAGCCACAACCTGGCCCGGCTGCTGCCCGGCGACCTGAACGTCAGCTACTTCCCCAACTCCGGCGCGGAGGCCGTCGAGGGCGCCGTGAAGCTGGCGTACAAGTACCACCGCGGGCACCGCGGCACGGTGCTGCACAGCGACATCTCCTTCCACGGCAAGCTGCTCGGCGCGGGCAGCCTCACCGCCTCCCCCGAGGTGGACTTCCCCTACCCCCGCCTGCCCGGCACCGACCACTTCGCCTACGACGACCTGGAGTCCTTCGCGCTCGCCCTGGAACGGCACCGGACGGGCAGCGGCGGCAGCGATGTGTACGCGGTGGTGCTGGAGCCGTTCAGCGCGTCCAGCGTGCGCGAGTGCTCGGAGGGGTTCCTGCGCGAGGTCCGCAGGCTGTGCACGGAGCAGGACATCGTCCTGGTCTTCGACGAGGTGTACACGGGCTGGGGACGGACGGGCACGCTCTTCCACTTCATGCGCCACCCCGGCCTGGTCCCCGACGTGGTGACCACCTCGAAGTCGTTCGGCGGCGGCAAGTCCTCCATCTCCGGCTACACCGCGCGCGAGCCGGTCTTCCGCGCCGCGTACGACAACCACGCCGACGCGACGCTGCACAGCACCACGTACTACGGCTTCGGCGAGGAGACCGCGACCGCGCTGGAGGCCGTCTCCATCGCCGTCGAGGACGACTATCCGGCGCGCGCCGTGCGGATCGGCGAGCGGCTGGGCGGCGGCCTCGCCGACCTCGCCGCCCGCCACCGCTCCCTGGTGAGCGGCACCTTCGGCCGGGGCGCGCTGCACGGCCTGTTCCTCAAGGACGGCAACCCCGGCCTGGACCGGCTGCTGCGCCTGGTGCCCTCGACCTTCGCCAGGGACCCGCGCGCCCGCCGCAAGCTCGTCACCGCCGCGGTGATCGCGTCCCTCTACCGCGACTTCGGCGTCCTGGCCTACTACGGCTCCAACCACGGCCTGCCGCTCATCGCCTCACCGCCGCTGGTGGCCGAGGAGACCGAGGTCGAGGTCTTCCTCCAGGCGCTGGACTCGGTGCTGGAGCAGGGGGCCGCGCGGTTGCTGGCCCGCTTCGCCAAGGACGTACTGGCGCAGCACGTACCCGTACGGGGGAAGGAGGC includes:
- a CDS encoding DegT/DnrJ/EryC1/StrS family aminotransferase, which produces MPGPGYAFFGDEERDNVEQVLETWSRTTAAHSYPLGDLTQTRLFEQAAAHRLSSPYCLSVNSGTSALLTALAALGIGPGDEVIVPGYMYSACLAAIVYSGATPVLAEVDASLTLDPGDVRQRITGRTKALMPVHILGAACDLAALRRIAGEHGLLMLEDAAQACGGTYRGRPLGTFGQAGAFSLNMFKIITGGDGGFLLTSDERVFQRAYGFHDHGWFPYRREDGPGDRLWGLNLRMTELTAAVARAQLGRLDAVLARTRGLRDELLEQIPERDGMVRRYLHDADGDCASVLVYVFDERADAEAVAKRLGTKTLLHSPKHYYGGLPELPALAAPDGSSCPFRQPAEVWRRDGWRAGALPRTDDVLSRSLALTVGLSDTYLGADFGVNVFSGGDEIAEVAERFRETADEVLG
- a CDS encoding glycosyltransferase family 2 protein, giving the protein MPATRTTAQLPGRATRPLVSVVVPCFDEAAVIGETHRRLSAVLRGLPECEYEVVYVDDGSGDATWDRLTELAADDARVRLVRLTRNFGHQPAVLAGLREAAGDAVVTIDADLQDPPGLIADMVERWRAGWAVVSARRTGREGESRFKTGTAHVFYRLLAAVADHPVNLDTGDFRLLDREVVRTLSLLPESELYLRGSVCWAGFPETSLEYGRLPRLAGRTKYTLRKMAGLSRRGLLACSSAPARVPAVVGLAWLGGTATASAVRGRPLPLAAWTFGCEAVLLGLLGEYLLLVHREVRGRPPYVVRQRWAAGVPTPVEVVPVEMAEHSKAWAAGSAR
- a CDS encoding NAD(P)/FAD-dependent oxidoreductase, translated to MSAGDARGPWDVIVVGAGFTGLAAAQELARAGLRCLVLESDDRVGGLAGTFTVGDRQLERFYHHWFASDTDIFRLCADLGRAHLVRRHHGRTGFYYAGGIHRLSSPLDVLRFAPLPPADRLRLGRSVLRAGRVRHWRELEALTAEEWLVSLGGQRVYDRVWRPLLEGKFGPYAPEVGATWMWTKLHLRGGSRSRSGREILYYLHGGCGALLDAWLIRLAALGVRIRTGSPVSEVLTGPDGVTGVRCGGEVIEAPRALLTCAPGPAAALLAGSGHSGVPALRRRLGAIPYLANLCLVLENDRPLSDTYWLNVTDPRFPYVGVIEHTNLDAPEHYGGRHLVYLSAYLPAQAPLYRMSDAEVFRHSLPHLRRMFPAFRADWVRAHHVWRADHAQPVITRHYSRAVPGVENAVPGLYLASMAQVFPEDRGTNYALRGGQYAGRLIADRVRTAARRTDRTATPHDVAPRIGADHD
- a CDS encoding aspartate aminotransferase family protein, with the translated sequence MPAQQVHDLYRHYVSRSQVSLLGSFGFGQDLVDHAEGCWITLRDGRRILDFTGGIGVLNHGHNHPRLLAARRRFGERRAMEVHKNFLSPYVAALSHNLARLLPGDLNVSYFPNSGAEAVEGAVKLAYKYHRGHRGTVLHSDISFHGKLLGAGSLTASPEVDFPYPRLPGTDHFAYDDLESFALALERHRTGSGGSDVYAVVLEPFSASSVRECSEGFLREVRRLCTEQDIVLVFDEVYTGWGRTGTLFHFMRHPGLVPDVVTTSKSFGGGKSSISGYTAREPVFRAAYDNHADATLHSTTYYGFGEETATALEAVSIAVEDDYPARAVRIGERLGGGLADLAARHRSLVSGTFGRGALHGLFLKDGNPGLDRLLRLVPSTFARDPRARRKLVTAAVIASLYRDFGVLAYYGSNHGLPLIASPPLVAEETEVEVFLQALDSVLEQGAARLLARFAKDVLAQHVPVRGKEAKEQVVAR